Proteins encoded in a region of the Salmo trutta chromosome 34, fSalTru1.1, whole genome shotgun sequence genome:
- the LOC115173498 gene encoding voltage-dependent calcium channel gamma-4 subunit-like, with amino-acid sequence MEAKGIGMPQVMVWWEKGIQVVLTTLGAFAAFSLMAVAIGTDYWLYARAFICNSTANSSQDDPNSKDKKDPGALTHSGLWRICCLEGLKRGVCSQINHFPDDADYDQDAAEYLLRVVRASSIFPILSAILLLMGAMCVASSSFYKSKRNIILGGGILFVAAGLSNIIGVIVYISAALSDISPKKDEDKKWHYSYGWSFYFGGLSFILAEMVGVLAVNIYIEKNKELRCRSRTELFKSTTHAMLRLPSYRFRRRSRSSSHSTDPPRSPRDTSPTDSKSFALPPSAPPFSVATLPNPHHAGGGVGGDISMYTLTRDSKMGSLGGGGPPLYGTVDRASLYQLHSYFPNEEVGGMMSGTLPSLSKSNLSAAGQNAAVGGTVIAPLNTLSSSGPTPQQPPLSTGTMERERGMGTLDRLGGKRNRDTDSDTLNRRTTPV; translated from the exons ATGGAGGCAAAAGGCATTGGCATGCCCCAAG TCATGGTGTGGTGGGAGAAGGGGATCCAGGTTGTCCTCACCACTTTGGGGGCGTTTGCAGCCTTTTCCCTGATGGCGGTGGCCATCGGGACGGACTACTGGCTGTACGCACGGGCCTTCATCTGCAACAGCACGGCCAACTCCTCCCAGGACGACCCCAACAGCAAGGACAAGAAAGACCCTGGTGCCCTCACCCACTCTGGCCTCTGGAggatctgctgtctggagg ggctgaAGAGAGGAGTGTGTTCTCAGATCAATCATTTCCCGGACGATGCAGACTATGATCAGGATGCAGCAGAGTATCTCCTGC GTGTTGTCCGAGCCTCCAGTATCTTCCCCATCCTGAGTGCTATACTGCTCCTGATGGGAGCGATGTGTGTTGCATCCAGCAGCTTCTACAAGAGCAAGAGGAACATCATCCTAGGAGGAGGCATCCTGTTTGTGGCTGCTG GCCTGAGCAACATCATCGGTGTGATCGTGTACATCTCTGCGGCGCTAAGCGACATCTCGCCCAAAAAGGACGAGGACAAGAAGTGGCATTACTCGTACGGCTGGTCCTTCTACTTTGGAGGCCTCTCCTTCATCCTGGCTGAGATGGTGGGCGTCCTGGCCGTCAACATTTACATTGAGAAGAACAAGGAGCTGCGCTGCCGCTCACGCACCGAACTCTTCAAGAGCACCACGCACGCCATGCTCCGCTTGCCCAGCTACCGCTTCCGCCGGCGCTCTCGCTCCAGCTCGCACTCTACCGACCCGCCACGCTCCCCCCGTGACACCTCACCCACAGACTCCAAGAGTTTTGCATTACCGCCGTCTGCCCCGCCTTTCTCTGTGGCCACCCTGCCCAACCCGCACCACGCTGGTGGAGGAGTAGGGGGCGATATCTCCATGTATACCCTGACCCGGGACTCCAAGATGGGGAGTCTTGGTGGCGGCGGGCCCCCCCTCTATGGCACGGTGGACCGGGCCTCCCTCTACCAGCTGCACAGCTACTTCCCCAATGAGGAAGTGGGGGGGATGATGAGCGGTACACTGCCTTCTCTCTCCAAGTCCAACCTCTCTGCGGCGGGCCAGAATGCCGCAGTCGGCGGCACTGTCATTGCGCCCCTGAATACCTTGTCGTCCTCCGGTCCTACCCCCCAGCAGCCACCTCTGTCCACTGgcaccatggagagagagaggggcatggGCACCCTGGATCGCCTGGGGGGAAAACGGAACAGGGACACTGACTCGGACACGCTGAACAGGAGAACCACGCCAGTGTGA
- the LOC115173499 gene encoding voltage-dependent calcium channel gamma-6 subunit — translation MWSTFFLHEEDGRPIPPGVGVGPGAGPLGLTGVMGGRGAWAGAMGVKRRAKALTSRHPGGMSEVQKGKIKLAFFVAIVGVVLTVLGLGTEYWVELSPPKNFYNNQTCLAAHYGLWKGCSRTLWVADIDPERESCGPAELPGESHCNYFKFYTTGENAVIFQKTTEKSLNVAAAMMALFGLFLMVMGAICITTALSKGELFFLKPASVCFILSGLLMLLSLTVFNQSVLSFLASDHSVPLHHELSWKDS, via the exons ATGTGGTCCACCTTCTTTCTGCACGAAGAGGATGGCAGACCGATTCCACCAGGGGTGGGCGTAGGACCAGGAGCAGGTCCACTGGGACTGACCGGTGTCATGGGTGGCAGAGGGGCTTGGGCTGGTGCTATGGGAGTTAAGCGCCGGGCAAAAGCGTTGACATCGAGACACCCAGGGGGCATGAGCGAGGTCCAGAAGGGCAAGATCAAGCTGGCGTTCTTCGTGGCCATCGTGGGTGTGGTATTGACAGTCTTGGGCTTGGGCACAGAATATTGGGTGGAGCTGTCCCCGCCCAAGAACTTCTACAACAACCAGACATGTCTGGCGGCTCACTACGGGCTGTGGAAAGGATGCTCCCGGACTCTGTGGGTGGCGGACATAGACCCTGAGCGAGAGAGCTGTGGGCCGGCTGAACTGCCAGGAG aATCTCACTGCAACTACTTCAAGTTCTACACCACTGGAGAGAATGCCGTCATCTTCCAGAAGACAACAGAAAAGA GTCTGAATGTGGCGGCAGCCATGATGGCCCTCTTCGGTCTCTTCCTGATGGTCATGGGGGCCATATGCATCACCACAGCCCTCAGCAAAGGAGAATTGTTCTTCCTCAAGCCTGCTTCGGTTTGCTTCATTCTGTCAG GCCTCCTGATGCTCCTATCTCTTACTGTTTTCAACCAATCGGTCCTCTCCTTCCTAGCCAGTGACCACTCGGTGCCATTGCATCACGAGCTGTCTTG gaaggacagttga